In Lachancea thermotolerans CBS 6340 chromosome H complete sequence, a single genomic region encodes these proteins:
- the RLP7 gene encoding Rlp7p (similar to uniprot|P40693 Saccharomyces cerevisiae YNL002C) — protein sequence MVTGLNSNPEILLRKRRNADRTRLEKQELAQRRQQLKQKQARARKNKFERAETIVATSLATQREKERIKRVSKLEAKRAKGDNEHLASTRDFILKVHDSDAESQAQGDHDEEDDSLHTEKCAYDGKPTLLFVVRIRGPTAVKIPQKAHKVLSLLRLSELNTGVFVRLTAQVYPLLKLIAPYIVVGEPSLASVRSLIHKRSRVLQSTPEGEEPKETILNDNNLVEEKLGSEGIICVEDIIHEIATLGESFSKCNFFLLPFRLNREVSGFSALSKLQKIRQREWQKRALKVSNASTAPIVQVDIDSLIAKLN from the coding sequence ATGGTAACAGGTTTGAACTCCAACCCAGAAATCTTACTCAGAAAGCGCAGAAACGCTGACAGAACCCGCTTGGAGAAGCAGGAGCTAGCGCAACGCCGTCAACAActcaagcagaagcaggCGCGTGCGCGCAAGAACAAGTTCGAGAGAGCTGAAACCATCGTCGCTACCTCGCTTGCTACGCAGCGTGAGAAGGAGCGCATAAAGCGTGTGTCCAAGCTCGAGGCCAAGCGTGCCAAGGGCGACAACGAGCACCTAGCTTCTACGCGTGACTTTATCCTAAAGGTTCACGATAGCGATGCGGAGTCCCAAGCCCAAGGGGACCAcgacgaggaagatgaCTCTCTGCACACAGAGAAGTGCGCCTACGACGGTAAGCCTACTCTACTGTTCGTGGTGCGTATTCGCGGCCCTACAGCAGTCAAGATTCCGCAGAAGGCCCACAAGGTTCTGTCACTACTCAGGCTCTCGGAGCTGAACACAGGTGTTTTCGTGCGCTTAACAGCCCAGGTTTACCCGCTATTGAAGCTCATTGCCCCCTACATTGTCGTCGGCGAGCCTTCCCTGGCCTCCGTCCGCTCCCTGATCCACAAGAGAAGTCGTGTTTTGCAGTCTACACCAGAGGGAGAGGAGCCCAAAGAGACCATTTTGAACGACAACAACCTTGTCGAGGAGAAACTAGGCTCCGAAGGCATCATTTGTGTGGAGGACATAATCCATGAAATTGCCACGCTTGGCGAGTCATTTTCCAAGTGcaacttctttcttttgccATTCCGTCTAAACCGCGAAGTCTCTGGTTTCAGCGCTCTAAGCAAACTGCAAAAGATTAGGCAGAGAGAATGGCAAAAGCGTGCTTTGAAGGTCTCAAACGCGTCTACTGCTCCAATTGTCCAGGTTGACATCGATAGCTTGATCGCCAAGCTGAATTAA
- the LEU2 gene encoding 3-isopropylmalate dehydrogenase (highly similar to uniprot|P04173 Saccharomyces cerevisiae YCL018W LEU2 Beta-isopropylmalate dehydrogenase catalyzes the third step in the leucine biosynthesis pathway): MSAPKKIVVLPGDHVGQEITDEAIKVLKAISEVRSSVKFEFQQHLIGGAAIDATGEPLPDASLEAAKKADAVLLGAVGGPKWGTGAVRPEQGLLKIRKELQLYANLRPCNFASESLLDLSPLKAEHARGTDFVVVRELVGGIYFGERKEDEGDGVAWDSEKYSVPEVQRITRMAAFLALQHNPPLPVWSLDKANVLASSRLWRKTVEETIKNEFPTLTVQHQLIDSAAMIMVKNPTQLNGVIITNNMFGDIISDEASVIPGSLGLLPSASLASLPDTNTAFGLYEPCHGSAPDLEKGKVNPIATILSAAMMLELSLDMFEEGTAVEEAVRRVLDSGIRTGDLRGSNSTQEVGDAVAKAVKEILA, encoded by the coding sequence ATGTCTGCTCCAAAAAAGATTGTTGTTTTGCCAGGTGACCACGTTGGTCAAGAGATCACTGATGAAGCtatcaaggttttgaaggccATTTCTGAGGTTCGTTCTTCAGTGAAGTTTGAGTTCCAGCAGCATCTTATTGGTGGCGCGGCTATCGACGCCACCGGCGAGCCCCTGCCTGACgcttctttggaagccgCCAAGAAGGCCGATGCGGTTTTGTTGGGCGCAGTTGGTGGCCCTAAATGGGGTACTGGCGCAGTCAGACCTGAGCAAGGCCTTCTGAAAATCCGTAAAGAGTTGCAACTGTACGCCAACTTGAGACCCTGCAACTTCGCCTCAGAGTCTCTGCTGGATCTTTCTCCATTGAAGGCTGAGCACGCTCGTGGTACCGACTTTGTTGTCGTGAGAGAGCTAGTCGGTGGTATTTACTTTGGTGAGAGAAAGGAAGACGAGGGCGATGGCGTAGCTTGGGACAGTGAAAAGTATTCTGTCCCAGAGGTCCAAAGAATCACCAGAATGGCTgccttcttggctttgCAACACAACCCACCTCTGCCAGTTTGGTCGCTGGACAAGGCCAACGTCCTGGCTTCCTCCAGACTGTGGAGGAAAACTGTGGAGGAAACCATAAAGAATGAGTTTCCAACTCTCACTGTGCAGCACCAGTTGATTGACTCCGCTGCCATGATCATGGTCAAGAACCCAACTCAGCTGAACGGTGTTATCATCACCAACAACATGTTTGGTGACATCATCTCTGATGAAGCATCAGTCATTCCTGGATCTTTGGGTCTTCTTCCATCTGCCTCTCTGGCTTCTTTGCCTGACACTAACACCGCTTTTGGTCTGTATGAACCTTGCCATGGATCTGCTCCAGACCTGGAAAAGGGCAAGGTCAATCCGATCGCTACGATCTTGTCTGCTGCCATGATGCTGGAGTTGTCTCTAGACATGTTTGAGGAAGGAACAGCCGTTGAGGAAGCTGTGAGAAGAGTCCTCGACTCTGGTATCAGAACTGGCGACCTAAGAGGTAGCAACTCCACTCAAGAAGTCGGCGATGCTGTCGCCAAAGCTGTCAAAGAGATTTTGGCCTAA
- the NFS1 gene encoding cysteine desulfurase (highly similar to uniprot|P25374 Saccharomyces cerevisiae YCL017C NFS1 Cysteine desulfurase involved in iron-sulfur cluster (Fe/S)biogenesis required for the post-transcriptional thio-modification of mitochondrial and cytoplasmic tRNAs essential protein located predominantly in mitochondria), whose product MLRSFGRSVFSRQRLVGAVARRGYATAKVAFDVPLETHTDLQKANEDLAQARSNSAEVIESGSTALKHAYQENTGFGTRPIYLDMQATTPTDPRVLDTMLKFYTGLYGNPHSNTHSYGWETNKEVETARKHIADVINADVKEIVFTSGATESNNMALKGVSRFYKKTKNHIITTRTEHKCVLEAARAMKNEGYDVTFLNVDEYGLVDLKELEAAIKPTTCLVSVMAVNNEIGVMQPIKEIGAICRKNKVFFHTDAAQAYGKIPLDVNDMNIDLLSISSHKIYGPKGMGALFVRRRPRVRLDPIISGGGQERGLRSGTLAPSLVAGFGEAARLVKQEYETDIDHVKRLSEKLTKGLLAIEHTSLNGSPDHRYPGCVNVSFAYVEGESLLMALRDIALSSGSACTSASLEPSYVLHALGKDDAMAHSSIRFGIGRFTTDEEIDYVIKAITERVEFLRELSPLWEMVKEGIDLNSIEWSGH is encoded by the coding sequence ATGTTGAGATCTTTTGGGCGTTCTGTATTCAGCAGGCAAAGGCTAGTTGGAGCCGTTGCACGCAGAGGCTATGCAACAGCAAAAGTGGCATTCGATGTGCCACTAGAAACACACACAGACTTACAGAAGGCGAATGAGGATTTAGCACAGGCCAGGTCGAATTCTGCGGAGGTTATCGAATCAGGCTCCACCGCTTTGAAACACGCATATCAGGAAAATACAGGCTTTGGCACCCGCCCCATCTACCTTGACATGCAGGCCACGACACCTACTGACCCCCGGGTTCTCGACACCATGCTAAAGTTCTATACAGGGCTTTATGGAAATCCGCACTCCAATACCCATAGCTATGGATGGGAAACAAACAAGGAGGTGGAAACGGCGCGCAAGCACATTGCTGACGTTATCAACGCAGATGTCAAAGAAATAGTCTTCACATCTGGAGCCACTGAATCAAACAATATGGCCTTGAAGGGCGTCTCCAGGttttacaagaaaacaaagaaccACATCATTACAACGAGAACGGAACATAAGTGTGTCCTAGAGGCGGCAAGGGCAATGAAAAATGAGGGTTATGACGTGACGTTTTTAAACGTTGATGAGTATGGTCTCGTGGACTTgaaggaacttgaagcagcGATTAAACCTACAACTTGTCTGGTATCTGTTATGGCAGTAAACAACGAGATTGGAGTCATGCAACCTATCAAGGAGATTGGTGCTATTTGCAGGAAGAATAAGGTTTTTTTCCACACTGACGCCGCCCAGGCTTATGGAAAAATACCACTAGATGTTAACGACATGAACATCGATCTTCTTTCGATTTCCTCACATAAAATTTACGGTCCAAAAGGTATGGGCGCCTTGTTTGTTAGAAGAAGGCCCAGAGTTAGACTGGACCCTATTATTTCCGGCGGCGGCCAAGAGAGAGGCTTGAGGTCTGGGACTTTGGCTCCTTCTTTGGTTGCAGGGTTTGGTGAAGCAGCACGACTAGTGAAGCAAGAGTACGAAACTGACATAGATCATGTCAAAAGGctttctgaaaagctgACGAAAGGTCTTTTGGCTATTGAACACACGTCTCTAAACGGCTCTCCAGACCACCGTTACCCAGGTTGCGTCAATGTATCCTTTGCTTATGTGGAAGGAGAATCCTTGTTAATGGCTCTTAGAGACATCGCACTAAGCTCGGGCTCTGCCTGTACTTCGGCTTCACTTGAGCCGTCGTATGTACTACATGCACTAGGAAAAGACGATGCCATGGCACATTCCTCCATCAGATTCGGGATAGGTAGATTTACGACGGACGAGGAAATCGACTATGTCATTAAGGCTATCACAGAAAGAGTTGAGTTCTTGAGAGAGCTTTCGCCTCTGTGGGAGATGGTCAAGGAGGGTATTGACTTGAACTCTATCGAGTGGTCTGGTCATTAG
- the PET8 gene encoding Pet8p (similar to uniprot|P38921 Saccharomyces cerevisiae YNL003C PET8 S-adenosylmethionine transporter of the mitochondrial inner membrane member of the mitochondrial carrier family required for biotin biosynthesis and respiratory growth) encodes MDRASFISSLLAGAAAGTSTDLVFFPIDTLKTRLQAAGGFFANGGYHGVYRGLGSAVVASAPSASLFFVSYDSMKTYSRPVFSKLISSSDQMAETATHMFSSSAGEIAACMVRVPAEVIKQRTQTHKSDSSWQTFKKLLKNDNGEGIRRNLYRGWSTTIMREIPFTCIQFPLYEYLKKRWAQVGNREQVAPWQGSFCGCLAGGVAAATTTPLDVLKTRLMLSKTSVPVLHLARTIYAKEGWQVFFSGVGPRTIWISAGGAIFLGVYETIHSILS; translated from the coding sequence ATGGATAGAGCATCTTTTATAAGCTCCCTGCTTGCTGGCGCAGCAGCGGGTACCTCAACGGACTTGGTCTTTTTCCCAATTGATACCCTTAAGACCCGTTTACAGGCAGCAGGAGGCTTTTTTGCCAATGGAGGCTACCATGGAGTGTACAGGGGATTAGGAAGCGCAGTAGTAGCCAGTGCGCCGAGCGCCTCGCTTTTTTTTGTCAGTTACGATAGCATGAAGACTTACTCACGCCCTGTATTTAGCAAGCTAATATCTTCCAGCGATCAAATGGCAGAAACTGCGACGCACATGTTTTCATCCTCTGCTGGCGAAATCGCCGCGTGTATGGTGAGAGTACCGGCGGAAGTGATTAAGCAGAGAACCCAGACGCATAAGTCAGATTCTTCGTGGcaaaccttcaaaaagcttctcaaaaatgaCAACGGCGAGGGTATTCGTCGTAACTTATATCGAGGGTGGTCAACTACGATTATGCGAGAAATTCCTTTTACGTGCATTCAGTTTCCACTATATGAGTACTTAAAAAAAAGGTGGGCTCAGGTTGGGAACCGTGAGCAGGTTGCCCCGTGGCAAGGGTCTTTCTGTGGTTGTTTGGCTGGCGGTGTTGCCGCCGCAACTACTACACCACTAGATGTACTGAAAACCAGACTTATGCTAAGTAAAACTTCTGTCCCTGTCTTGCACCTGGCACGAACCATCTACGCCAAAGAGGGTTGGCAAGTGTTTTTCAGTGGAGTGGGCCCACGAACAATATGGATCAGCGCTGGCGGTGCTATATTCTTGGGTGTATACGAGACGATTCACTCAATTCTTTCTTGA
- the DCC1 gene encoding Dcc1p (similar to uniprot|P25559 Saccharomyces cerevisiae YCL016C DCC1 Subunit of a complex with Ctf8p and Ctf18p that shares some components with Replication Factor C required for sister chromatid cohesion), with protein MPASALYSKLHTDADYKLLQLDSSLLKALENEGKLAFKATKESDSVVLCSKSNTWTLKQKNHSNTVLIMREFVPEEVPQTENWSTLGVNEPSTFSLGFTKQSYELEPRPTAGEISYSTLPIYSGEAHKAPNASGLSNAACLSLEDLRNCSPCSDEEFAEKWPALGGCVVNGAACILSREFISRALHITLMSCMAESLDFDDLDEPQAFAAVNKDMGEAGEFNPFSKEVISTVLGKFCSWSPGGRFKLQKETISQWYGIEALKKFASRSSIPQEEFMIKWKSLFPPYFSCDLDFKALRGYYYRPLGSCIQYFSKETLPDDPKERFSYLFKLQSTWDLDEIAPFIDQLNTKGVKIESFVMKFARRRRQGKRVTVSAR; from the coding sequence ATGCCGGCTTCAGCGCTATACTCCAAACTTCACACTGATGCTGATTATAAGCTCCTTCAGCTTGACTCGAGTCTTCTTAAAGCCCTTGAAAACGAGGGAAAACTGGCTTTCAAGGCTACAAAGGAGAGCGATTCCGTAGTATTATGCTCCAAATCCAACACATGGACCCttaaacaaaaaaatcactCTAACACGGTGCTTATCATGAGAGAGTTTGTACCAGAAGAGGTGCCACAAACCGAGAACTGGTCTACACTGGGCGTGAACGAACCCTCTACCTTCAGTTTAGGCTTTACAAAACAGAGTTACGAACTAGAGCCCCGTCCCACTGCCGGCGAGATAAGCTACAGTACGCTTCCTATATATTCTGGCGAAGCCCACAAAGCCCCAAATGCTTCAGGCCTTTCTAATGCGGCCTGCTTGTCTTTAGAAGATCTGCGAAATTGTTCACCCTGCTCCGACGAAGAATTTGCCGAAAAATGGCCTGCGTTGGGGGGCTGTGTTGTGAACGGAGCTGCATgtattctttcaagagaGTTCATTTCACGCGCTTTGCACATAACACTAATGAGTTGCATGGCAGAGTCACTTGACTTTGACGATCTAGATGAACCTCAGGCTTTCGCAGCAGTCAACAAGGACATGGGCGAGGCAGGGGAATTTAACCCCTTTAGTAAGGAAGTGATCAGTACAGTATTGGGAAAGTTCTGTTCCTGGTCGCCTGGCGGCAGgttcaagcttcaaaaggaaaCCATTAGTCAATGGTATGGCATTGAGGCGCTCAAAAAGTTCGCATCTCGTTCTTCGATCCCTCAAGAAGAGTTTATGATTAAGTGGAAGTCACTTTTCCCGCCATATTTTAGCTGTGACCTGGACTTTAAAGCACTGCGGGGATATTATTACCGCCCTCTCGGCTCTTGCATACAATACTTCTCAAAAGAAACCCTTCCTGACGATCCAAAAGAGCGATTCAGCTATCTGTTCAAGTTACAATCCACATGGGACTTAGATGAGATAGCGCCCTTTATTGACCAACTTAATACTAAAGGTGTAAAGATCGAAAGTTTTGTCATGAAGTTTGCAAGAAGGAGGCGTCAAGGCAAACGCGTCACAGTCAGCGCGCGTTGA